The following proteins come from a genomic window of Burkholderia stabilis:
- a CDS encoding histone deacetylase family protein, translating into MATAFYTHPDCMLHEMGEWHPECPARLSAIQDQLIASRIDDLIVHETAPFASEVALGRVHTQAHIDYIRSMTPVDGYVEIDPDTLMNRDTWRAALRAAGAAIAATDAVIEGRYANAFCGVRPPGHHAEPARAMGFCFFNNVAIAARHALDVHGIERVAIIDFDVHHGNGTEAAFANDERVLMCSFFQHPLYPFSGVDHQAPNMVNLPMPARSNGMAIREAVDMFWLPRLDAFKPQMLFVSAGFDAHREDDIGNLGLVEADFEWLTAQIVDVARRHAQGRIVSCLEGGYNLSALGRSVVAHLRVLAGI; encoded by the coding sequence ATGGCAACCGCTTTCTATACGCACCCCGACTGCATGCTGCACGAGATGGGGGAATGGCATCCGGAATGCCCGGCCCGATTGTCGGCGATCCAGGATCAACTGATCGCGAGCCGCATCGACGACCTGATCGTCCACGAAACCGCGCCATTTGCGAGCGAGGTGGCGCTGGGCCGGGTGCATACGCAGGCGCACATCGACTACATCCGGAGCATGACGCCGGTCGACGGCTACGTCGAGATCGATCCCGATACGCTGATGAACCGCGATACGTGGCGCGCGGCGCTGCGCGCGGCCGGTGCCGCGATCGCGGCGACCGACGCGGTGATCGAAGGCCGTTACGCGAATGCGTTCTGCGGCGTCCGCCCGCCCGGCCATCATGCGGAGCCTGCACGCGCGATGGGTTTCTGTTTCTTCAACAACGTTGCGATCGCTGCGCGGCATGCGCTCGACGTGCACGGTATCGAGCGTGTCGCGATCATCGATTTCGACGTGCACCACGGCAACGGCACCGAGGCTGCGTTCGCGAACGACGAACGCGTGCTGATGTGCAGCTTCTTCCAGCATCCGCTGTACCCGTTCTCGGGCGTCGATCACCAGGCGCCGAACATGGTCAACCTGCCGATGCCCGCGCGCAGCAACGGGATGGCGATCCGCGAAGCCGTCGACATGTTCTGGTTGCCGCGCCTCGACGCATTCAAGCCGCAGATGCTGTTCGTGTCCGCCGGCTTCGATGCGCATCGCGAGGACGATATCGGCAACCTCGGCCTCGTCGAGGCCGACTTCGAATGGCTGACCGCGCAGATCGTCGACGTTGCGCGTCGTCATGCGCAAGGCCGCATCGTGAGTTGCCTCGAAGGCGGCTACAACCTGTCCGCGCTCGGGCGCAGCGTCGTCGCGCACCTGCGCGTGCTGGCCGGTATC
- the mltB gene encoding lytic murein transglycosylase B, translated as MNSSKPAALLSALFRARAPLVVVAVAAALGAAPAGAQTQPAKPAGTLVAQGQPQQPSPPGQTFEEEIVPQRYANNAKVDAFIDEMVNRNGFDSTSLHALFSRISYSATAVKLVKPAASPTVKNWRVYRSRFIEPIRINAGVKFWKANQATLQRASAEFGVPPEVIVGIIGVETIYGRYMGNFRVLDALTTLTFDYPDTPNRDSRQATFRKNLEDFLVWTRDNQLDPTTVLGSYTGAIGIPQFLPSSIREYAVDFDGTGHVDLRSSPVDAIGSVANYLKQHGWETDRPVVWQITPDTGSLGIAQAAADGKPEPHWALSQLMRAGMTLNEPAVNITTEAGTPVTVVDLPSPGRATEYMLGLKNFYVLTRYNRSFFYALTVYQLGEAVKAQMEASGALRPANMDEQAQ; from the coding sequence ATGAATTCCAGCAAGCCTGCCGCCCTTCTCTCCGCGCTGTTCCGCGCTCGCGCTCCGCTCGTCGTCGTCGCCGTTGCCGCCGCCCTCGGCGCCGCGCCCGCCGGTGCGCAGACGCAGCCCGCGAAGCCCGCCGGCACGCTCGTCGCGCAGGGCCAGCCTCAGCAGCCGTCGCCGCCGGGCCAGACCTTCGAAGAGGAAATCGTTCCGCAGCGTTACGCGAACAACGCGAAGGTCGACGCGTTCATCGACGAGATGGTCAACCGCAACGGCTTCGACTCCACGAGCCTGCATGCGCTGTTCTCGCGCATCAGTTATTCGGCAACGGCCGTCAAGCTCGTGAAGCCGGCTGCGTCGCCGACGGTCAAGAACTGGCGCGTCTATCGCTCGCGCTTCATCGAGCCGATCCGCATCAACGCGGGCGTGAAGTTCTGGAAGGCGAACCAGGCAACGCTGCAGCGCGCATCCGCCGAATTCGGCGTGCCGCCCGAAGTGATCGTCGGCATCATCGGCGTCGAGACGATCTATGGCCGCTACATGGGCAATTTCCGCGTGCTCGATGCGCTGACCACGCTCACGTTCGACTATCCGGACACGCCGAATCGCGACAGTCGCCAGGCAACGTTCCGCAAGAATCTCGAAGATTTCCTCGTCTGGACCCGCGACAATCAGCTCGACCCGACCACCGTGCTCGGCTCGTACACCGGCGCGATCGGGATTCCGCAGTTCCTGCCGAGCAGCATCCGCGAATATGCGGTCGACTTCGACGGTACGGGTCACGTCGATCTGCGCAGCAGCCCGGTCGACGCGATCGGCAGCGTCGCGAACTACCTGAAGCAGCACGGCTGGGAAACCGATCGCCCGGTGGTGTGGCAGATCACGCCCGACACCGGCAGCCTGGGCATCGCGCAAGCTGCTGCCGACGGCAAGCCCGAACCGCACTGGGCGCTGTCGCAACTGATGCGCGCCGGCATGACGCTGAACGAACCGGCGGTCAACATCACCACCGAAGCCGGCACGCCGGTGACCGTGGTCGACCTGCCGTCGCCGGGGCGCGCAACCGAATACATGCTCGGGCTCAAGAATTTCTACGTGCTGACGCGCTACAACCGCAGCTTCTTCTATGCACTCACCGTGTACCAGCTCGGCGAGGCCGTGAAGGCGCAGATGGAAGCGAGCGGCGCGCTGCGGCCGGCCAACATGGACGAGCAGGCGCAATAA